In Paracoccus contaminans, the genomic stretch CGGGGCCAGCGCCCCGGCCCGCAGGCCAAGCCCGATCAGCCGCCCTTCGGTGGCCGCGTCCTGGGCCGACAGCAGGTCGATCCCGCCCAGCACCGGGGCGATCAGCCCGCGCGCGCGCGCCCAGCGCCGGGCCGAGCGCGCCGACATCCGCGCGCCGATCACCGCCTGCCCGATCCCTCGCGCGCGCAGGGCGGCGCTGCGGCTCGGCCAGATCTCGTTTTCCACCGTCACCGCCAGCACCGGCCGAAGGGCATCCAGAAACCGCGCCACGGCCTGCGGCGCGTCGAGGGGCGCCAGCCGCGCCGCCAGGCCCCAGCCGCGCGCCAAGGCCCGGCCCGTGCGGCTGTTCGCCGTGACCAGCACCGGCCGCGCCGCGGCCAGCGCCGTGATGATCAGCCGGGCCGAATTCAGCTCGCCCACGCTGGCCGCATGAACCCAGATCGCACCCGGCATGCGGGGCAGCTCATCCAGCGCCAGCCGCTCGCGCAGGGCCGGATCAAGGGGGGCTGCGGGCCGGGCCGCGGCCCCGGCCAGGCGCGTCAGGCTGCGATACAGCACCAGGCTGGCGCGATCCGTCACGGGATCAGGCAGGGATGGTGGCGGCCAGCGCCCCGGGGGCAGCCCCGGCCGGGCGGCAAGGCCGACAGATGAAACCGTTCCACATGCCCGAAACCTCTTGCAGATCAACCGCCACGCAATGCGGTCTAGACGGGAAGGCCGGCCCGGAACAACGGAAAACCCGGCACGGGCACGCCATGCCGCCGCGGGAAACCCGGCGGCGCGGCGCATGCGCCCATGCCATGCCGCGCAGCGCGGCCCGGACCCGCAGCCGAGATCCTGCGCAAGGGCAGGCGCTCAATTCCTCAGGCAGCGGATGGTTCGGCCCCTGTGTTTTTCTGGCCCGACGTGCTGAACCGCGCCCCGGCAGGAATCAAGGCGAGGCTGACAGCACCGCCTTGGCCCCACGGCCCAAGGCAAATGCGCCAGGACTGCCCGGCCGCATCATGCGGCGCAGCGGCACTGGGGGCGCGTGCCTGGCCAAGCACCATGCCGCAGCGGCCCGCCTCCGCCGCGATGATCCGGTCAGGGGACCATGCCTTTTGCCTTGCCCTTCCGATCGCAGCGGAACGGCCCATCTTGGCTGGCGCATATGGCGTGCCAACAGTAATCCAGCCGGATGGGGCGGGCCGATCATGCCCAGGCGCAAACGAGGAGGGCTGATGGCGCATGGCAGGCCCCGCGCATGACCCGCGGCGCAGACATGAACCCCAAGCGGGCCGCCAAGGGCGCCGAAATCCAGCCGCATGCGAAAGGGAGAATGTGGAGGCGGGTACCGGAATCGAACCGGTCTTCACGGATTTGCAATCCGCTGCGTAACCTCTCCGCCAACCCGCCGCCGTGAGGTGAAGGGTTGATAGGCCATCGCGCGCCGTCCTGCAAGCACCGAGCGGCCGGGCCGGCGGCCCCGTTCGGGTGCGCCGCAAGCGGTCGGCGCCGGCGGTCAGGCGATCACGAAGCGGGGCTGGTGATCGACCGGGAAGTTCACCGAACGCGCGATGAAGCATACCTCGGGGATGCGGTGGTGGATCGCCGCGGCGGCGGCGATGTCGGTGCCGGCCGCGACGGTGATCCGCGGGCGCAGCGTTGCGCCCAGAAAGCGGCCCGCGCCGCCGGGACCGGCCTCGGCGATGCCCAGCGGGCAATCCTCATAGGCCGTGACCACGATGGCGGCATCGGCGGCGTAGTGCAGGAACCATAGCATGTGGCAGGCCGACAAGGCCGACAACAGCAGATCCTCGGGGTTCATCTTGCCGGGGTCACCGCCCAGCAGCGGGTCGTTGGAACAGTGGATGACCGGCTTGCCGGGCACCGCGATGTCCCAGGTCCGGTCATAGCCGCGATAACTGGCCGTCCCCTGCCCGCGGTTGCCTGTCCAGATGATGGCAGAGGCATGCTGGTGCATCGTGATCCCCCGGGGTCGCGGGCGGCGCCGGCGCGCAGCCCGCAGCCGCGCCTACTTCACCCGCGCGTTGCGGTTGCCGATCAGCTTCAGCCGCAGCGCGTTCAGACGGATGAAGCCGGCGGCGTCCTTCTGGTCATAGGCGCCGGCGTCATCCTCGAACGTCACATGCGCCTCGGAATAAAGGCTCATGTCAGACCAGCGCCCGACGGTGTTGGCGCTGCCCTTGTATAGCTTGAGCCGCACCGTGCCCGAGACATAGTCCTGCGACTTGTCGATCAGCGCCTGCAGCATCTCGCGTTCGGGGCTGAACCAGAAGCCGTTATAGATCAGCTCGGCATAGCGCGGCATCAGGCTGTCCTTGAGATGGCCCGAGCCGCTGTCCAGCGTGATCTGCTCGATTCCCCGATGCGCTTCCAGCAGGATGGTGCCGCCGGGCGTTTCATAGATGCCGCGCGACTTCATCCCGACAAACCGGTTTTCCACGAAATCCAGCCGCCCGATGCCGTGCTTGCGGCCATGGTCGTTCAGCGCGGTCAGCAGCGTGGCGGGCGACATCGCCTGCCCGTTGATCGCCACCGCGTCGCCCTTTTCAAAGGTGATCTCGATATATTCAGGCGTGTCGGGCGCGTCCTCGGGGCTGACGGTGCGGGCATAGACGTAATCGGGCGCCTCCTCGGCGGGGTTTTCCAGCGCCTTGCCCTCGGACGAGGTGTGCAGCAGGTTCGCGTCCACGCTGAAGGGCGCCTCGCCGCGCTTGTCCTTGGCGATCGGGATCTGGTTCGCTTCGGCGAACTCGATCAGCTTGGTGCGGCTGGTCAGATCCCACAGGCGCCAGGGCGCGATGACCTTGATCGACGGATCGAGCGCATAGGCAGACAGCTCGAACCGGACCTGGTCGTTGCCCTTGCCGGTCGCGCCGTGGGCCACAGCATCGGCGCCGTGCTGGTGCGCCAGCTCGACCAGCCGCTTGGCGATCAGCGGGCGGGCGATCGAGGTGCCCAGCAGATACAGCCCCTCATAAACGGCATTGGCGCGGAACATCGGGAAGACATAGTCGCGCACGAATTCCTCGCGCACATCCTCGATATGGATGTTCTCGGGCTTGATGCCCAGCAGCTCGGCCTTGGCCCGCGCGGGCTCCAGCTCCTCGCCCTGGCCGAGATCGGCGGTGAAGGTGATGACCTCGCAGCCGTATTCCGCCTGCAGCCATTTCAGGATGATCGAGGTGTCCAGCCCCCCGGAATAGGCGAGAACGACTTTTTTCGGTGCGGCGGTCATCTGCAGTCCCCTTTCCTTGACCGGGACGGATTATGGCCTTTCGGGCAGGCTCACAAGAGAAAGCGGCGCAGCGCCCCGGCGGCTGCGGGGGCGCCTGCGGGCGGGCGCTTGGGGCGGCCTTTCGGACGGCCTTTCGGACGGGGCGGGACGGGCGGCGCTTGCCAAATGGCGCGGTTTTGCCCAAGTCGTTCCCATGACCGCATTCACCGACTCTGTCGCCGCCGCCGGTGCGGCGCTGCGCGCGCTGTTCGACCCGACCCCGCTTCAGCGCAACGACCATCTGTCTGCGCTGTATGATGCGGATATCTGGCTCAAGCGCGAGGATCTGACCCCCGTGCGCAGCTACAAGCTGCGCGGCGCCTTCACCGCGATGCATCATGCAAAGGCTGGTCCGGGCGCGCATTTCGTCTGCGCCAGCGCGGGCAACCATGCCCAGGGGGTCGCCTTTGCCTGCCGCCATTTCGGCGCGCGGGGCACGATCTTCATGCCGGTGACGACGCCGCGCCAGAAGATCGACAAGACGCGGATCTTCGGGGGCGATGCGGTCGAGATCGTGCTGACGGGGGATTATTTCGACCAGACCCTCAAGGCGGCGCAGGACTTTACCGTCCAGCAGGGCGCGGTGTTCCTGTCGCCCTTCGACGATCCCCATGTGATCGAGGGGCAGGCCACGGTGGCGCTCGAGCTGCTGGCGCAGATGGACGGGGCGCCGGACCGGGTGGTGCTGCCGGTCGGGGGCGGCGGGCTGGCCGCGGGCGTGACACGCTGCCTGGGCGATCTGGCGCCCCGGACGGAATTCACCTTTGTCGAGCCGGCCGGCGGAGCCAGCCTGGCCGCGGCGCTGCAGGCGGGCGCGCCCGTCACCCTGCCGCGGGTGGACAGCTTCGTGGACGGGGCGGCGGTGGCGCGGATCGGGGCCTTGCCCTTTGCCCAGCTGTCGCGGTTCAGCCCCGCCGATGTGCTGGCCGTGCCCGAGGACCGGATCAGCGCGACCATCATCCAGATGCTGAATGTCGAAGGCATCGTGCTGGAACCGGCCGGGGCGCTGGCCATCGACGCGCTGCGCGATCTGGCGGCGCGGGGCATGCTGGAGGGACGGCGCGTCGTCTGTGTCTGCTCTGGCGGGAATTTCGATTTCGAGCGCCTGCCCGAGGTGCGCGAACGCGCCCAGCGCTGGGCCGGGCTGAAGAAATATTTCATCCTGCGCCTGCCCCAGCGGCCCGGCGCGTTGCGTGAATTCCTGGGCCTGCTCGGCCCCGACGACGATATCGCGCGGTTCGAATATCTCAAGAAGTCGGCGCGCAATTTCGGCTCGGTCCTGATCGGGATCGAAACGACCAGCCCCGATCATCTGGAATCGCTGTCCGCGCGGCTGGCGGTCGCGGGCTTTGACTGGCGCGACATCACCGGGGACGCGGTCCTGTCCGAATTCCTGATCTGATCGCGCCGTCAGGCGGCGCCCGTGTCCTGATGCGCCGTCCTTGCCTCGATGTCGCGCATCAGTGCCCGCTTGGACGCGGCATAGCTTTCCATCAGGGTTTGGGTCCGCAGCGATGCCTGCCTGCCCTGCAGCAGCATCGCCTCCCACGCGTCGCAGGTCTGGCACAGCGCGGTCAGCCCGATATTGAGCGCGCAGCCCTTCATGAATTGCAGGGCGTGGCGCAGGCTGGCAGCATCGCCGGCCAGCCCACCG encodes the following:
- a CDS encoding OsmC family protein yields the protein MHQHASAIIWTGNRGQGTASYRGYDRTWDIAVPGKPVIHCSNDPLLGGDPGKMNPEDLLLSALSACHMLWFLHYAADAAIVVTAYEDCPLGIAEAGPGGAGRFLGATLRPRITVAAGTDIAAAAAIHHRIPEVCFIARSVNFPVDHQPRFVIA
- the ilvA gene encoding threonine ammonia-lyase IlvA, with protein sequence MTAFTDSVAAAGAALRALFDPTPLQRNDHLSALYDADIWLKREDLTPVRSYKLRGAFTAMHHAKAGPGAHFVCASAGNHAQGVAFACRHFGARGTIFMPVTTPRQKIDKTRIFGGDAVEIVLTGDYFDQTLKAAQDFTVQQGAVFLSPFDDPHVIEGQATVALELLAQMDGAPDRVVLPVGGGGLAAGVTRCLGDLAPRTEFTFVEPAGGASLAAALQAGAPVTLPRVDSFVDGAAVARIGALPFAQLSRFSPADVLAVPEDRISATIIQMLNVEGIVLEPAGALAIDALRDLAARGMLEGRRVVCVCSGGNFDFERLPEVRERAQRWAGLKKYFILRLPQRPGALREFLGLLGPDDDIARFEYLKKSARNFGSVLIGIETTSPDHLESLSARLAVAGFDWRDITGDAVLSEFLI
- a CDS encoding Hpt domain-containing protein — its product is MIDWRRVAAVRHEVGEAEFRPIIEMFLDEIEGAIMGIAASDAAGGLAGDAASLRHALQFMKGCALNIGLTALCQTCDAWEAMLLQGRQASLRTQTLMESYAASKRALMRDIEARTAHQDTGAA
- a CDS encoding 3-deoxy-D-manno-octulosonic acid transferase, which codes for MTDRASLVLYRSLTRLAGAAARPAAPLDPALRERLALDELPRMPGAIWVHAASVGELNSARLIITALAAARPVLVTANSRTGRALARGWGLAARLAPLDAPQAVARFLDALRPVLAVTVENEIWPSRSAALRARGIGQAVIGARMSARSARRWARARGLIAPVLGGIDLLSAQDAATEGRLIGLGLRAGALAPRTNLKLMGPARMIPPLTARRGERSGSPPRPIRARMRRRLTPIWRCGSAVRAQGWSWRRAIRGGPMRLRR
- a CDS encoding argininosuccinate synthase, translated to MTAAPKKVVLAYSGGLDTSIILKWLQAEYGCEVITFTADLGQGEELEPARAKAELLGIKPENIHIEDVREEFVRDYVFPMFRANAVYEGLYLLGTSIARPLIAKRLVELAHQHGADAVAHGATGKGNDQVRFELSAYALDPSIKVIAPWRLWDLTSRTKLIEFAEANQIPIAKDKRGEAPFSVDANLLHTSSEGKALENPAEEAPDYVYARTVSPEDAPDTPEYIEITFEKGDAVAINGQAMSPATLLTALNDHGRKHGIGRLDFVENRFVGMKSRGIYETPGGTILLEAHRGIEQITLDSGSGHLKDSLMPRYAELIYNGFWFSPEREMLQALIDKSQDYVSGTVRLKLYKGSANTVGRWSDMSLYSEAHVTFEDDAGAYDQKDAAGFIRLNALRLKLIGNRNARVK